From Streptomyces yatensis, one genomic window encodes:
- a CDS encoding IclR family transcriptional regulator: MTAETSQTLDRGLRVLKLLADTDHGLTVTELSNKLGVNRTVVYRLLATLEQHSLVRRDIGGRARVGLGVLQLGRQVHPLVREAALPALRSLAEDVGATAHLTLVDGTEALAVAVVEPTWTDYHVAYRAGFRHPLDRGAAGRAILAARAGRPDDPGYALTHGELEAGASGAAAPLIGVTGIEGSVGVVMLCDSVPDRVGPRVVDAAREVSDALS; the protein is encoded by the coding sequence GTGACCGCGGAGACCTCTCAGACGCTCGATCGGGGACTGCGCGTCCTCAAACTGCTCGCCGACACCGACCACGGGCTGACCGTGACCGAGCTGTCCAACAAGCTCGGCGTCAATCGCACCGTGGTCTACCGGCTGCTGGCCACCCTTGAGCAGCACTCCCTCGTCCGCCGGGACATCGGCGGACGGGCGCGCGTCGGGCTGGGGGTGCTGCAGCTCGGCCGCCAGGTGCATCCGCTCGTACGGGAGGCGGCGCTGCCCGCGCTGCGCTCCCTCGCCGAGGACGTCGGCGCGACCGCCCACCTCACCCTGGTCGACGGCACCGAGGCCCTCGCCGTCGCGGTCGTCGAGCCGACCTGGACCGACTACCACGTGGCCTACCGGGCCGGATTCCGGCATCCGCTCGACCGGGGCGCCGCCGGGCGCGCGATCCTCGCCGCCCGCGCCGGCCGCCCCGACGACCCCGGGTACGCCCTCACCCACGGCGAACTGGAGGCGGGCGCGAGCGGCGCGGCCGCCCCGCTCATCGGGGTGACGGGGATCGAGGGCAGCGTCGGGGTCGTCATGCTCTGCGACTCGGTACCGGACCGGGTCGGCCCGCGGGTCGT